The Bacillus sp. NEB1478 genome contains the following window.
GTCCTGCAATCGTGATCGACGTTTCTGGGGAACAGGAAATCACGTTAAACAGCATAAAAGAAAAACTAAAGACAGGTACAAAGCGTGTCCTTTTTAAAACAAACTGCTGGAGTGACCGAACCACATTTCCAGAGAAAATAGTACCTGTCATGCCTGAGATTGTGCCTTTTCTAAAAGACTGCGGTGTGGGACTGCTCGGTGTAGACATGCCGTCTGTTGATCACTTGGACAGTAAAGAACTAGATGCGCATCACACTCTTCATGAACATCACATTCACATTTTAGAAGGATTGGTTCTCGATGATGTAGCTGAAGGAGAGTATGAACTTATTGCGCTCCCTCTAGCATTAAAAGAAGCGGATGGAAGTCCGGTTCGGGCCATTTTAAGAGAATTACGCTAAATGACGGTTTTCCTTCCTGTCTTTTAAGTAAGACAGGAAGGTTTAAACACCTTATCCTACATATTTGGTTGAAATATCCAGACTTTTTCTGATTTACCCAGACTTTTAATCATGAAACCCAGAAATATTGACTTTAATCCCACACAAATGCTAGATATAACCACGAACCACCAAAATTCGACAATGCCGCAACTTCATCCCAAAATCTATAACCACTCCATTAAATCTGCTTTTTTGAGATTTTAATAAACGTTCCTTATAATAGGGTATATGAAGCTTTTTGGAGGAAAACTATGTATCAATATGGATTTATGAATTATTTTGAAGGACAGCTGGAGTTTAATCACTATGACATTGCACAAGTTGGCCCGTGGTATAACGTATACCTTTCTTTTGATATAACGAATATCGAAATCCTTCCTGAAGGAATTAGTGAACCGAGTGCCCTTATCGTGTTCGATAAAGATGGAGAAATGCAAGAAATCATTGCTCACGATGAAGGTGTAGATTGTGAATATAAATTTACGGATCAAGAAAAGGACCAAATCGTTGCCTTTTTACAGAAGATAA
Protein-coding sequences here:
- the kynB gene encoding arylformamidase, coding for MRFIDISMPLYNGVPGWPGDTPFSFELAWTKEQSGSVNVGKLEMSTHTGTHIDAPFHFDGDGKRVFDLPIELYSGPAIVIDVSGEQEITLNSIKEKLKTGTKRVLFKTNCWSDRTTFPEKIVPVMPEIVPFLKDCGVGLLGVDMPSVDHLDSKELDAHHTLHEHHIHILEGLVLDDVAEGEYELIALPLALKEADGSPVRAILRELR